The following DNA comes from Colletes latitarsis isolate SP2378_abdomen chromosome 13, iyColLati1, whole genome shotgun sequence.
TTTTCATTGAGTTTTAGTTTTCCCTTTGTTTATTTGTTAACAAATGAATGTAACGtagcttttttcgcattgttgataAATGTTGCGTTTGGGAACATAATAACGCAAGAATTATTTATTATCATTCCCTTTAAAATTATGCAACTTCAAATAAATTCTTGTACGGTGTACAGAGACTGTTTTGACTGACTGTGAGTATAAGATATAAAATTACAGCAGACTTTAATTAACATTTCATCTGTTTCTCAGACACTTTCACCGTGTATTAGATCCTAATGCAATATTACGGTTTACGGGACTACCAAACAATGCACAACTAGAATTGATACCCTGTACAAAGAAACGTTCCACATTGACAGTGACAATAGGTATACAATTACAGAACGGAGAGCGCAAAATGGGTGAATTCATGTCTAATGTAACGTTACTTGAAATTTTGCAACAACTGTGTCTTGACCAGGATCTTGAAAAAACTATCTTGACGTATATGCATCGAGAGGTATGGAAATATCTAATTTTTCTTTGGCCAATAACAGTACTAGATTTATAGTTGAACTTCATATTGTATTTAGGCTATTTTATACAGATGTAGTACACTTTTACTCTCTGCCATGCATTCTCACACTGAACTTGAAAACCCGGGGTTCCCATTCCTTTTTCTAACCTAGATGGCACCACACATCCACTCTTACATACACAGCCACAGATACAAGAAGAAAAGCattatatttctaacaattttgtgttattattattgtaaacCATCTATAAAATTCAGACTGTATTACCAGTAAAAGATAAAATCATTATTTTGTAGATTTATGGAATAGAAGCTTTAAAGAACGCAACTTTAAAGTCATTAGGAATTACTAACGGTAAAGCTGTATTGCGCTTAATGTATAGAGATCCTCAACAAACAGACTGTCAGACTGCAATAATCGATTCTAATAAAATATCAAATGTTACGACTCCATTGACGAAGGAGCCACAGGAATCGAAACAATTGGAAGTATGTTCTCAGAGCGTAGTAGATAACACACAAGAATTAATAACCTTAGATAAAGGAAACGAAATTCTTACAACAGAGGAATGTCAGTCAATGCCATCAACTAGTACGAATTACGCCATTTCTAGAACTGAAATTACACCAAAACCATCCACTACGAATGGAATAACGAACACAAATGAAATAGAATTTGTAAGATCAACTTACATAAGGatatatatttaagaaaatatatATATCTATGTGTTATTTATAGCTTTTTATTATAGTTGGGTGAACGAAATGCTATGGTATTCAATCACGATATAATTGAAGCGTTACCTAAAGACGAAGTCCCAGATGTTTTTTACGATGTAACAGTTGATGatgcaaaaataatattaagagACTTTAAACGTCGCAGAGAACAACTAGAAGAAGCACCTTTTTTAACGAATGTCCAACGACAATTACACCAAGAAACCAGAACCCTGAGTCAATTAAATAAGTATCATTATACGATAATCCGCATACAATTTCCAGATCAGTTTGTCCTTCAAGGATTATTTCGACCACTGGAAACTGTACAAGCGGTAAAAGACTTTGTAAAAAACTACTTGAGCGATCCCAGCAGTGACTTCTTAATTTGTGAGTAATATAAACAAACTTTGAGAAACTAATAAACCGGatttgggggattctagaggccaaaataagacgaaaatgaagaataccaatttgttgatggagacttcgttaaaaagagacAGCAATCTGCGCAGAGCTGTATGCGCGTGATAGcggttctcactcacaagactcgcaactttaaacgttaataactttttaacgaagcctcaatcaacaaattggtattcttgattttcgtcttattttgacctctagaatctcccattaaaatttttcccatgggtgactGAACACCTCGTATgcacacccgtgggaaaaattttaaggggagattctataggccaaaataaaacgaaaatgaagaataccaatttgtcgatggaggcttcgttaaaaagttattaacgtttaaagttgcgcctgtGAGACGACAACCTGCGCAGAGCTGcatgcgcgtgatagtggttctcactcacaagactcgcaactttaaatgttaaaatttttaccaaagATCTGTTGTTTTTGAGATATTTagattaaaagttattaaatgaCCACTccgtttgttttaaaattatacaatgtattattcttttaaataacttaatacaattttatttctcgATAGTTACTACTCCGCCGAAACACGTTTTGAATAGCAATGCACGTTTAATCGACGAAGATTTGGTACCTTCtgctattatttattattctggGCAATCGGCTCTTAGATCTgatataaaacagaaattaacagATCCTAAAGAAGTTGAAATGCAAGTTACTAAAATTAGGTAAGCGATTAACCGCGTTATATACTACCTattataatacaaattttattttatgttataCTAACTTATTTTCAGAGTATCGATGATAAACCAACAAAGTGAAATAGTTAACGAAGACGAGAAAGTTACCGACGCGGAAAATAGTAAACCAGTTAAGGTTCGTAACGCGAATACTAGTGAatcaaaacaaaacaaaatacCAGCGTGGTTAAATCTGCCATTCAAGAAATAAATTAACTCTGTGATTGTTAATAAATTCAAGTAATTataagtattttattaatttttatgtgaTCCAAGGAACGAAATATGAAATATAACGCGAGTgaatcgtccttccacgagaagaacgcacagcgtgtttacatccccactcttgctgcagtccgctgattggctgtcttcgtcaccgttttcgaccaatcagcggacagtaacaggagtggggatgtaaacacgttcTACCTTCTTCTCATGGAAGAATGGTAGAATCATACCTTGTTGAGGTTAGGTGTGACTAACCATTTTTCAACCAAGTGAAACTGAAAAAAGTCGATGTAATGGTAGACATTGGCTTTCGATGCTTCGTGTTAACAGTTTGAAATAATGAACTGATGAATTTTTATGATATTCCTTTGATAAATAAAAAGGCATTTTAAGTAAAAATTGATTTCATTCAACTGTATCATAGAGTTCAATGCACGCACGCGTATCCACACAATCGTCCTTCCGCGAGAAGGCACAGCGTATTTCTATCCCCACTCTTGTTGCActtcgctgattggctgtcgccGATCTTCGTCACAGTTTTCGACCAATAGTGAGTCAGCTGACAGCAAGAGGAGTGGGGATGCAAACACTGATACGCATGCGTGCACGCACATACACACAGCCACGAAACATGTACATATACTTCTTTACTTTCTGAAACAATAAATAGCTGTGATTTAATTTACATAAAATGATCAACAATACTTTCGACCTATTAACAATTGTTAatatattttgataaaaattattttataattaatgttATTAACTTTGTAAGTCGGGAGGTACTGTGGTCGGCGATTGTAATTGCAAATGCATAAGCCGTCGAACAGGCCCACCTATCATATTCCCGATCGGTCCTGAACCACCCGCTTCTTCTTTGatactttttattaaattctctTCTAT
Coding sequences within:
- the LOC143349519 gene encoding tether containing UBX domain for GLUT4; translated protein: MAKNGSVIILMPNGHRRNVKVTPNTTILQVLEEVCKKHGYDPDDYDVKHFHRVLDPNAILRFTGLPNNAQLELIPCTKKRSTLTVTIGIQLQNGERKMGEFMSNVTLLEILQQLCLDQDLEKTILTYMHREIYGIEALKNATLKSLGITNGKAVLRLMYRDPQQTDCQTAIIDSNKISNVTTPLTKEPQESKQLEVCSQSVVDNTQELITLDKGNEILTTEECQSMPSTSTNYAISRTEITPKPSTTNGITNTNEIEFLGERNAMVFNHDIIEALPKDEVPDVFYDVTVDDAKIILRDFKRRREQLEEAPFLTNVQRQLHQETRTLSQLNKYHYTIIRIQFPDQFVLQGLFRPLETVQAVKDFVKNYLSDPSSDFLIFTTPPKHVLNSNARLIDEDLVPSAIIYYSGQSALRSDIKQKLTDPKEVEMQVTKIRVSMINQQSEIVNEDEKVTDAENSKPVKVRNANTSESKQNKIPAWLNLPFKK